The Hymenobacter chitinivorans DSM 11115 genome contains a region encoding:
- a CDS encoding thioredoxin domain-containing protein, protein MSTPQPAHTNRLSQETSPYLLQHAHNPVDWYPWGAEALNRAQAEQKPIIVSIGYAACHWCHVMERESFENPRIAQLMNEHFVCIKVDREERPDVDQVYMDALQAMGVPGGWPLNVFLNPDAKPFYGGTYFAPRSWAQLLESIGEAYQGEHRTELDKSAEEFARILRTSDLEKYGAAPADLALSEEQFRLLVYNLGVRFDTEKGGLNRAPKFPMPSIWRFLLRCHARTGSQLVLNQTLLTLREMAWGGIYDQVGGGFARYSVDAEWLVPHFEKMLYDNGQLVSLYSEAFQLTQDPLFRDVVYDTVAFLKRELTSPEGGFYSSLDADSEGEEGKFYVFTKEELQAILGDEEALFSAYYNCTALGNWEHGRNILHRRQSDAEFAAEHELEVAVVEAVVADWKRKIMAARNQRVRPGLDDKILTGWNALMLSGLVDAYRAFGEAGFLELALQNAHFLQQNLRQGPRLRRNYKAGRATIDAFLEDYALVIQAYLGLYEVTFDAQWLHEAETLTQYVQAHFFDPEENQFFYTDDAGEKLIARKKELFDNVIPASNSVMAHNLLRLSLHLEKPEYRDLAAVMLGQVQELVVKEPQHLTNWASLYAALLQPMAEIAIVGPEVEAVREELSRHFLPHAVVAGAPEAGELPLLLHRTAQNGKTTLYVCFNRACQQPVYSVAAALAQLPTPGAG, encoded by the coding sequence ATGTCTACTCCGCAGCCGGCCCACACCAACCGCCTCAGCCAGGAAACCAGTCCGTATCTGCTCCAGCACGCCCACAACCCGGTAGACTGGTACCCGTGGGGGGCAGAAGCCTTAAACCGCGCCCAAGCCGAGCAGAAACCCATCATCGTTAGCATCGGCTACGCGGCCTGCCACTGGTGCCATGTCATGGAGCGGGAATCGTTCGAAAATCCACGGATTGCTCAGCTGATGAATGAGCATTTCGTGTGCATCAAGGTCGACCGGGAAGAGCGGCCCGACGTGGACCAGGTCTACATGGACGCGCTGCAGGCCATGGGCGTACCGGGTGGCTGGCCGCTAAATGTGTTTCTCAACCCCGACGCCAAGCCGTTTTACGGGGGCACGTACTTCGCGCCCCGCAGCTGGGCGCAGCTGCTGGAAAGCATTGGCGAAGCCTACCAGGGGGAGCACCGGACCGAACTGGACAAGTCGGCCGAGGAGTTTGCGCGGATTCTGCGGACCAGTGACCTGGAAAAGTATGGCGCGGCCCCAGCTGATCTGGCTTTATCGGAAGAGCAGTTTAGGCTGCTGGTGTATAATCTGGGGGTGCGGTTTGATACGGAGAAAGGCGGCCTGAACCGGGCTCCGAAGTTTCCGATGCCCAGCATCTGGCGGTTTTTGCTGCGCTGCCACGCCCGCACCGGCAGCCAGCTGGTGCTCAACCAAACCCTGCTTACGCTGCGGGAAATGGCCTGGGGGGGTATCTACGACCAGGTTGGCGGCGGCTTTGCCCGCTATTCAGTAGACGCCGAGTGGCTGGTGCCCCACTTCGAAAAGATGCTCTACGACAACGGGCAGCTGGTGAGTCTGTATTCCGAAGCCTTCCAGCTCACCCAGGACCCGCTGTTCCGGGACGTGGTGTACGACACCGTGGCCTTCCTCAAGCGGGAGCTGACGAGTCCGGAAGGTGGGTTCTACTCGTCGCTCGATGCCGATAGTGAGGGTGAGGAAGGCAAGTTCTACGTCTTTACCAAGGAGGAGCTCCAGGCTATTCTGGGCGACGAGGAAGCCCTTTTTTCGGCGTATTACAACTGCACCGCGCTGGGCAACTGGGAGCATGGCCGCAACATTCTGCACCGCCGGCAGTCCGACGCCGAGTTTGCCGCCGAGCACGAGCTGGAAGTAGCGGTAGTAGAAGCCGTGGTTGCCGATTGGAAACGCAAAATTATGGCCGCCCGCAACCAGCGGGTGCGCCCGGGCCTCGACGACAAAATTCTGACCGGCTGGAATGCCCTGATGCTGAGCGGGCTGGTGGATGCCTACCGGGCCTTTGGGGAAGCGGGCTTCCTGGAGCTGGCTCTGCAAAACGCCCATTTTCTGCAGCAGAACCTGCGCCAGGGGCCCCGCCTGCGCCGCAACTACAAAGCCGGCCGCGCCACCATCGATGCCTTTCTGGAAGACTACGCCCTGGTTATTCAAGCTTACCTCGGCCTCTACGAAGTGACCTTCGACGCGCAGTGGCTGCACGAGGCCGAAACCCTAACCCAGTACGTGCAGGCCCACTTTTTCGACCCCGAGGAAAACCAGTTCTTTTACACCGACGACGCGGGGGAAAAGCTCATTGCCCGCAAAAAGGAACTGTTCGACAACGTCATTCCCGCTTCCAACTCGGTTATGGCCCACAACCTGCTGCGGCTGAGCCTGCACCTGGAAAAGCCCGAGTACCGCGACCTGGCCGCTGTGATGCTGGGTCAGGTGCAGGAGCTGGTGGTAAAAGAGCCGCAACACCTAACCAACTGGGCCTCGCTCTATGCCGCGTTGCTGCAGCCCATGGCCGAAATTGCCATTGTCGGGCCCGAAGTGGAAGCCGTGCGGGAGGAACTGAGCCGGCACTTTTTGCCCCACGCCGTGGTGGCCGGCGCCCCGGAAGCCGGGGAGTTGCCGCTGCTGCTGCACCGCACCGCCCAGAACGGCAAAACAACGCTCTACGTGTGCTTCAACCGGGCCTGTCAACAGCCGGTATATAGCGTGGCGGCGGCGCTGGCCCAGCTGCCCACGCCAGGCGCCGGCTAA
- a CDS encoding GSCFA domain-containing protein, translated as MFRTELPLTPHPQQLPLSTRVLTVGSCFSDTIGLRLAEAKVNTLVNPFGTVFNPLSACQLLRAAAGEDMDWQQHLVEARGRWQSYDLHATIGADSPVTLLQRIQGLVQEVGEFLQRTDVVVLTLGTAYAYRLLETDEVVNNCHKVPAEKFEKVLLTPDEIINAVAETHAYLRRANPKLRFILTVSPVRHLKDTLPLNSVSKSVLRVACHYLSELLPDVSYFPAYELLVDDLRDYRFYAADMLHPSDVAENYIWERFTRTYFDPAFGRFRREWEAVRQALGHRPLYPEAPEHREFLEATLARLQRLASQVDVRTEIREVEQQLAELPLPKPQALPEPELDDDEEERIDIGEPATELTEAVATVVPVARPAAAPVPVPVEEPEEEDTEEDEDAVDEPEEGLGVSLESEAPVFAKKKRRSRGGAKRTARKRAAQQAAEAAAAASVSASVTTEPAEAGLLVSEDAEQGATPTSVPEVPAAEPAAELAPPAEATPVEAPAPVIRPTAPKPAPAPNVDWLQPMDEPEEEPEPRRRGQKSRGKAQAGAEKKPRDTKDRIITTPPSRSRRKPAPLYAEPAAAPGEPAELVEPIVTEAIVPETAPVEPTAPAQVTEPTPAAPAPAEPTSVEAAPVAAIVPEPVAAVPALATRKPRPSRAKAAAKPKAAEKAPEAEAPKPEAVAPKKAAPKKAAPKKPKAQAPAPTPPVVEPPAEAPKKRSRPPRKKPAAPDETPSAS; from the coding sequence ATGTTTCGTACTGAATTACCGCTTACGCCGCACCCCCAACAGCTGCCGCTCTCGACCCGAGTGCTGACGGTGGGCTCGTGCTTTTCGGACACTATCGGCCTCCGTTTGGCGGAAGCCAAGGTTAACACCCTGGTAAATCCTTTTGGCACCGTGTTCAACCCTTTGTCGGCGTGCCAGCTGCTGCGCGCGGCCGCCGGCGAGGATATGGACTGGCAGCAGCACCTGGTAGAAGCCCGGGGCCGCTGGCAGAGCTACGACTTGCACGCCACCATCGGGGCCGACTCGCCCGTGACGCTGCTGCAGCGCATTCAGGGGCTGGTGCAGGAAGTCGGGGAGTTTTTGCAGCGCACCGACGTGGTAGTGCTGACCCTGGGTACGGCCTACGCCTACCGCCTGCTCGAAACCGACGAGGTAGTGAACAACTGCCACAAGGTGCCGGCCGAGAAGTTTGAGAAGGTGCTGCTGACGCCCGACGAAATCATTAATGCCGTGGCCGAAACCCACGCCTACCTGCGGCGCGCCAACCCCAAGCTGCGCTTTATTCTGACGGTAAGCCCGGTGCGCCACCTCAAGGACACGCTGCCGCTGAACTCGGTGAGCAAGTCGGTGCTGCGCGTGGCCTGCCACTATTTGAGCGAGCTGCTGCCCGACGTGTCGTACTTCCCGGCTTACGAGCTGCTGGTCGATGATTTGCGCGACTACCGCTTCTACGCGGCCGATATGCTGCACCCCTCGGACGTAGCCGAAAACTACATTTGGGAGCGGTTCACCCGTACCTACTTCGACCCTGCCTTTGGTCGTTTCCGCCGGGAGTGGGAGGCCGTGCGGCAGGCGCTGGGCCACCGGCCTCTGTATCCGGAAGCGCCGGAGCACCGCGAGTTTTTGGAAGCTACCCTGGCCCGGTTGCAGCGTTTGGCCAGCCAGGTGGATGTGCGCACCGAAATCCGGGAAGTAGAGCAGCAATTAGCCGAGCTACCCTTGCCCAAACCCCAAGCCCTGCCCGAGCCGGAACTGGACGACGATGAAGAGGAGCGTATCGACATTGGCGAGCCGGCTACTGAGCTTACCGAGGCCGTAGCTACCGTCGTACCCGTAGCCCGACCAGCTGCTGCGCCTGTACCGGTGCCAGTTGAGGAGCCGGAAGAGGAAGACACGGAGGAGGATGAAGACGCCGTAGACGAGCCGGAAGAAGGGCTGGGCGTTTCTCTGGAAAGTGAGGCACCGGTGTTTGCCAAGAAAAAGCGCCGCAGTCGGGGCGGAGCCAAACGCACGGCTCGCAAACGAGCCGCTCAACAAGCTGCCGAAGCTGCTGCCGCTGCTTCCGTTTCGGCATCAGTCACGACGGAGCCGGCGGAAGCTGGTTTGCTGGTATCTGAAGACGCAGAGCAAGGTGCTACGCCTACGTCAGTTCCGGAAGTGCCAGCGGCGGAACCCGCCGCTGAGTTGGCCCCGCCGGCAGAAGCTACGCCGGTGGAGGCTCCCGCGCCAGTTATTCGACCCACTGCTCCCAAGCCGGCTCCCGCGCCGAACGTGGACTGGCTGCAGCCCATGGATGAGCCTGAAGAAGAACCGGAGCCCCGACGCCGCGGCCAGAAGTCACGCGGCAAAGCGCAGGCCGGCGCCGAAAAGAAGCCCCGGGATACCAAGGACCGGATTATTACCACGCCGCCGAGCAGGTCACGCCGCAAGCCGGCCCCCTTGTACGCGGAGCCGGCGGCCGCACCCGGGGAACCTGCCGAGTTGGTTGAGCCGATAGTAACGGAAGCAATAGTCCCGGAAACCGCCCCGGTTGAGCCAACGGCACCCGCTCAAGTTACGGAGCCCACGCCCGCGGCTCCTGCGCCTGCTGAGCCAACTTCCGTGGAAGCAGCGCCGGTAGCAGCAATAGTGCCCGAGCCCGTGGCAGCAGTGCCTGCTCTGGCCACCCGTAAGCCGCGTCCCTCACGGGCCAAAGCTGCGGCAAAACCGAAGGCTGCGGAAAAGGCTCCGGAAGCGGAAGCTCCCAAGCCGGAAGCAGTAGCCCCGAAAAAAGCTGCGCCAAAGAAGGCCGCGCCGAAAAAGCCCAAGGCGCAGGCTCCCGCGCCAACGCCTCCGGTGGTAGAGCCCCCGGCGGAAGCGCCGAAAAAGCGGAGCCGCCCGCCCCGTAAAAAGCCCGCGGCGCCCGACGAAACGCCGTCGGCTTCGTAA
- the rplI gene encoding 50S ribosomal protein L9, whose protein sequence is MEVILKDDVKNLGYKNDIVTVKPGYGRNYLLPQGLAMLADKTNKKIVAENVRQAAHKADKIKGDAQAIADKIGDAAFEIKAKVGETGKIFGRVTTLQLAEALKAKGVDVDRKRISFDQEPASAGEYTATINLHKEVKHQVRFNVVAE, encoded by the coding sequence ATGGAAGTAATTCTGAAAGACGACGTAAAGAACCTGGGCTACAAGAACGACATCGTTACTGTAAAGCCCGGCTACGGTCGTAACTACCTGCTGCCGCAGGGTCTGGCCATGCTGGCCGACAAGACCAACAAGAAAATCGTTGCCGAGAACGTACGTCAGGCTGCTCACAAAGCCGACAAGATCAAAGGTGACGCGCAGGCCATTGCCGACAAAATCGGTGACGCGGCTTTCGAAATCAAAGCCAAAGTGGGCGAAACCGGCAAGATTTTCGGCCGCGTGACCACCCTGCAGTTGGCCGAGGCACTGAAAGCCAAAGGTGTAGACGTAGACCGCAAGCGTATCTCCTTCGACCAGGAGCCTGCGTCGGCTGGTGAGTACACGGCTACCATCAACCTGCACAAAGAAGTGAAGCACCAGGTGCGCTTCAACGTAGTAGCCGAGTAA
- the rpsR gene encoding 30S ribosomal protein S18, with amino-acid sequence MSLANEKIHKQDTRKKYCRFKKNGIKYVDYKDPNFLLKFVNEQGRILPRRITGTSLKFQRKIAQAVAKARHLALMPYVTDSLK; translated from the coding sequence ATGAGCCTAGCCAACGAGAAAATCCACAAGCAGGATACCCGTAAGAAATATTGCCGCTTCAAGAAGAACGGCATTAAATACGTGGACTACAAAGACCCGAACTTCCTGCTGAAGTTCGTGAACGAGCAGGGTCGCATTCTGCCCCGTCGTATCACCGGCACCAGCCTGAAATTCCAGCGCAAAATTGCCCAAGCCGTGGCCAAAGCCCGTCACTTGGCTTTGATGCCCTACGTAACCGATTCGTTGAAGTAA
- the rpsF gene encoding 30S ribosomal protein S6 has product MEVRNYETVFILTPVLNETQVQETIEKFSQVLKENSADIIHTENWGLKKLAYPIQKKNTGYYFLVEFTGSGNIVDVLELAFRRDERIIRFLTTVLDKHAVAYSQRRRNGEMNQQKAQKQSEAVAQ; this is encoded by the coding sequence ATGGAAGTAAGAAATTACGAGACGGTCTTCATCCTGACTCCCGTGCTGAACGAGACGCAGGTGCAAGAGACGATCGAGAAGTTCTCGCAGGTGCTTAAGGAAAATAGCGCCGACATTATCCACACCGAAAACTGGGGCCTCAAGAAGCTCGCTTACCCAATCCAGAAGAAAAACACCGGATACTATTTCCTGGTGGAGTTCACGGGTTCGGGTAACATCGTTGACGTACTCGAGCTGGCCTTCCGCCGCGACGAGCGCATCATCCGCTTCCTGACCACCGTCCTCGACAAGCACGCGGTGGCATACAGCCAGCGTCGTCGCAACGGCGAGATGAACCAGCAGAAGGCCCAAAAACAATCGGAAGCCGTAGCCCAGTAA
- a CDS encoding cytochrome c3 family protein → MNSIRLRPLSHFFLALFLTFAAVGSSTAQQGEASPVATAPAASKDGVTPGATAAAAPAAAAGATTGDAAAISAGAALFTQNCAQCHAINDVVVGPALKDVHKRRPISWLIPWVKNSSKVVASGDEYAVKLFNQYQKQQMPSFQLSDAEITSIISYVAAESDKPATAAAGGATAGNAEKVDGQEGGAAAGAGTGNSTIDILLIVLVVVLLVLVVTLVIIANIMKDVLRGRKDLDGRDVEQIESRFDLAKIYKSPVVRGLALTLFVLVVLYESVQGVMAIGLAQGYQPTQPIAFSHKLHAGENQINCSYCHTSVYKSKSANIPSANICMNCHSQIKTESPEIKKIYRAIERKQPIQWVRIHNLPDLAYFNHSQHTQVGGIECQTCHGPIQNMEVVYQYSPLTMGWCINCHRETPLNTKGNGYYTNLVKLHDKANAGAPFTVSSNGGTECSKCHY, encoded by the coding sequence ATGAATAGCATCCGACTTCGTCCACTTTCCCACTTCTTTCTAGCTCTGTTTCTGACATTTGCTGCGGTGGGTTCTTCCACCGCCCAGCAAGGCGAAGCATCTCCGGTAGCCACGGCGCCGGCCGCTAGCAAGGATGGCGTGACGCCCGGCGCTACTGCTGCCGCCGCCCCAGCCGCCGCTGCGGGTGCCACCACCGGTGATGCTGCTGCTATCAGCGCTGGTGCCGCACTGTTCACGCAAAACTGCGCCCAGTGCCACGCCATTAATGATGTGGTAGTAGGCCCCGCCCTCAAAGACGTGCACAAGCGCCGTCCTATCTCCTGGTTGATTCCATGGGTGAAGAACTCCAGCAAAGTTGTGGCCAGCGGCGACGAGTACGCGGTGAAGCTCTTCAACCAGTACCAGAAGCAGCAGATGCCGAGCTTCCAGCTCTCCGACGCTGAAATCACCTCGATTATCTCTTACGTAGCGGCCGAAAGTGATAAGCCGGCCACCGCTGCTGCGGGTGGCGCCACTGCGGGTAACGCCGAGAAAGTTGACGGTCAGGAAGGTGGCGCTGCTGCTGGCGCTGGCACGGGCAACAGCACTATCGACATCCTGCTGATTGTCTTGGTAGTCGTACTGCTGGTGCTGGTGGTAACCCTGGTTATCATCGCCAACATCATGAAGGACGTGCTGCGCGGCCGCAAAGACCTCGACGGGCGCGACGTAGAGCAAATCGAGTCGCGCTTCGACCTGGCCAAGATTTATAAGTCGCCCGTAGTGCGCGGCTTGGCCCTGACGTTGTTTGTACTGGTTGTTCTTTACGAGTCGGTGCAGGGCGTAATGGCCATCGGTCTGGCCCAGGGCTACCAGCCTACCCAGCCCATTGCCTTCTCGCACAAGCTGCACGCCGGTGAAAACCAGATCAACTGCTCGTACTGCCACACGTCGGTCTACAAGAGCAAGAGTGCCAACATTCCTTCGGCTAACATCTGTATGAACTGCCACTCGCAGATCAAGACGGAGTCGCCCGAAATCAAGAAGATCTACCGTGCCATCGAGCGGAAGCAGCCTATCCAGTGGGTACGCATTCACAACCTGCCCGACCTGGCCTACTTCAACCACTCGCAGCACACCCAGGTGGGCGGCATTGAGTGCCAGACCTGCCACGGTCCGATCCAGAACATGGAGGTAGTATACCAGTACTCGCCCCTGACCATGGGCTGGTGCATCAACTGCCACCGCGAAACGCCCCTCAACACGAAGGGCAACGGCTACTACACCAACCTGGTGAAGCTACACGATAAAGCCAACGCTGGTGCTCCTTTCACGGTATCGTCGAACGGCGGTACGGAGTGCTCGAAGTGCCACTACTAG
- a CDS encoding TAT-variant-translocated molybdopterin oxidoreductase — protein MQESPKYWKGIEELESSPEFVKNAFSEFADFLPVKESHGSSDAAVAPRRDFLKLMGFGIAAATLASCETPVRKAIPYLNKPEEVDPGIANFYASTYFNGTDYNAVLVKTREGRPIKLEGNPGSPITRGGLSARAQASVLSLYDKGRLQHFAIKGKKAATDQVDQEIRTKLAGATGRIAIVSPTIISPTTKKVIAEFAARYPNTEHVMYDANSQSALLRANGGILPAYDFSKAAVIVSLGADFLGTWLSPVEYAQQYITNRKVSAEKKTMNRHFQFETAMTLTGANADVRVPVKPSEMGATAVALYNAIVGGGAAAGSAQLKKAAAELRAAGNRGLVVSGSNDVAIQTLVAAINQTLGSAAVDLTAPSMVRQGDDARMIRLVNDMNAGSVGAVIFYHANPAYDHPLAEKVKSGIAKVPVSISLNDRLDETGSLCYYACPDHNYLESWNDYEPKRGFLSLAQPAISPLFATRQAQDSLLTWAGNPQSYYNYLRASWRGLLGGNFQAGWDKAVHDGVAVGSLSPAPVAQVAPAMSAAQAVAAIGSAPKGSGVELAIYEKVGVGPGNWEGNNPWLQELPDPVSKATWGNYVAVPRAMAVKNGWEQGDVLKVTANGVSIELPVLVQPGQANDTVSIAIGYGRKMAGKVGDNVGANVYPMATLRDNSIIYANTVTLEKTGAQSPIAQTQTHHTIMDRKPVVQESTLAKYIENPKEVTEYDKIATPEGLEKPNKVSLWQDYEYKNHHWGMVIDLNSCIGCGSCVIGCQVENNVAVVGKQEVINRREMHWLRIDRYYSSDASKEDFAEKGKLDTYKAMEDPSENPSVIFQPMLCQHCNHAPCETVCPVLATTHSSEGLNQMTYNRCVGTRYCANNCPYKVRRFNWFSYYSNEKFEDVNSHMFTDLGRMVLNPDVTVRARGVMEKCSFCVQRIQLGKLEAKKQKRRPKDGEVVTACAQSCPTQAIVFGDMRDPESQISKIIKREDGERGFHVLDAINVQPNITYLTKIRNTETEVRNA, from the coding sequence ATGCAAGAGTCGCCTAAGTACTGGAAGGGAATTGAGGAACTGGAAAGCTCACCGGAGTTCGTCAAAAACGCGTTTAGCGAGTTTGCCGACTTCCTGCCGGTGAAGGAATCCCACGGCTCTTCCGACGCCGCGGTAGCCCCGCGTCGCGACTTCCTCAAACTCATGGGCTTTGGTATTGCCGCCGCCACTTTGGCTAGCTGCGAAACCCCGGTCCGCAAGGCAATTCCCTACCTCAACAAGCCCGAAGAGGTTGATCCAGGTATTGCCAACTTCTACGCTTCCACTTATTTCAACGGTACCGACTACAATGCTGTGTTGGTAAAAACCCGCGAGGGCCGTCCGATCAAGCTGGAAGGTAACCCCGGTTCGCCCATCACCCGCGGCGGCCTGTCGGCCCGGGCTCAGGCCTCGGTGCTGAGCCTCTACGACAAAGGCCGTTTGCAGCACTTCGCCATCAAAGGCAAGAAAGCTGCTACCGACCAGGTAGACCAGGAAATCCGCACGAAGCTGGCCGGTGCCACCGGTCGTATTGCCATCGTGTCGCCGACCATCATCAGCCCCACGACCAAGAAGGTAATTGCTGAGTTTGCCGCGCGCTACCCCAACACGGAGCACGTGATGTACGACGCCAACTCGCAGTCGGCCCTGTTGCGTGCCAACGGTGGCATTCTGCCCGCGTACGACTTCAGCAAGGCCGCCGTCATCGTGAGCCTGGGCGCCGACTTCCTCGGTACCTGGCTCTCGCCGGTGGAATACGCCCAGCAGTATATCACCAACCGCAAAGTTTCGGCCGAGAAGAAGACGATGAACCGTCACTTCCAATTCGAAACGGCTATGACTTTGACGGGTGCCAACGCCGACGTGCGCGTACCAGTTAAGCCTTCGGAAATGGGTGCTACGGCCGTGGCCCTGTACAACGCCATCGTAGGCGGCGGTGCCGCTGCCGGTTCGGCTCAGCTGAAGAAGGCTGCCGCCGAACTGCGGGCCGCTGGAAACCGGGGCCTGGTCGTATCGGGATCCAACGACGTGGCCATCCAGACGCTGGTAGCCGCCATCAACCAGACCCTCGGCAGTGCCGCCGTTGACCTGACTGCTCCTTCCATGGTGCGCCAGGGCGACGATGCCCGCATGATCCGCCTGGTAAACGACATGAACGCCGGCAGCGTGGGCGCCGTGATTTTCTATCACGCCAACCCCGCTTACGACCATCCGCTGGCCGAGAAAGTAAAGTCGGGCATCGCCAAGGTACCGGTGAGCATCTCGCTCAACGACCGTCTGGACGAAACCGGCTCGCTGTGCTACTACGCTTGCCCCGACCACAACTACCTGGAATCGTGGAATGACTACGAGCCCAAGCGTGGTTTCCTGAGCCTGGCTCAGCCCGCTATTTCGCCGCTGTTTGCTACCCGTCAGGCCCAAGACAGCCTGTTGACCTGGGCTGGCAATCCGCAGAGCTACTATAACTACCTGCGCGCTTCGTGGCGCGGGCTGCTGGGAGGCAATTTCCAGGCTGGCTGGGACAAGGCCGTGCACGACGGCGTGGCCGTTGGTAGCCTCTCGCCGGCTCCCGTAGCCCAGGTTGCTCCCGCCATGAGCGCCGCTCAGGCCGTAGCCGCTATCGGTTCGGCTCCGAAGGGTTCGGGCGTTGAGCTGGCCATCTACGAAAAAGTAGGTGTTGGCCCCGGCAACTGGGAAGGCAACAACCCCTGGCTGCAGGAATTGCCCGACCCGGTTTCGAAAGCTACCTGGGGCAACTACGTAGCCGTTCCCCGTGCCATGGCCGTCAAAAACGGCTGGGAGCAGGGCGACGTGCTGAAAGTAACCGCCAACGGCGTTTCGATTGAGCTGCCCGTGCTGGTTCAGCCCGGCCAGGCCAATGATACCGTAAGCATCGCCATTGGCTACGGCCGTAAGATGGCTGGCAAGGTTGGCGACAACGTGGGTGCCAACGTGTACCCCATGGCTACGCTGCGCGACAACAGCATCATCTACGCCAACACCGTTACGCTGGAGAAAACGGGTGCTCAGTCGCCCATCGCCCAGACCCAGACCCACCACACCATCATGGACCGCAAGCCGGTGGTGCAGGAGTCGACGCTGGCTAAATACATCGAGAATCCCAAGGAGGTAACCGAGTACGACAAGATTGCCACGCCGGAAGGCCTGGAGAAACCCAACAAGGTTTCGCTGTGGCAGGACTACGAGTACAAGAACCACCACTGGGGCATGGTTATCGACCTCAACTCCTGCATCGGCTGCGGCTCGTGCGTGATAGGTTGCCAGGTTGAAAACAACGTTGCCGTAGTCGGCAAGCAGGAGGTAATCAACCGCCGCGAAATGCACTGGCTGCGTATCGACCGCTACTACAGCTCGGATGCCAGCAAGGAAGATTTCGCCGAGAAAGGCAAGTTGGACACCTACAAGGCCATGGAAGATCCGTCGGAAAACCCGTCGGTAATTTTCCAGCCCATGCTCTGCCAGCACTGCAACCACGCTCCCTGCGAAACGGTGTGCCCCGTACTGGCTACTACCCACAGCTCGGAAGGTCTCAACCAGATGACCTACAACCGTTGCGTTGGTACCCGTTACTGCGCTAACAACTGCCCTTATAAAGTTCGTCGCTTTAACTGGTTCTCGTACTACTCAAATGAGAAGTTCGAGGACGTGAACAGCCACATGTTCACCGATCTGGGCCGCATGGTACTGAACCCCGACGTAACCGTCCGGGCTCGGGGTGTGATGGAAAAATGCTCGTTCTGCGTGCAGCGCATTCAGCTCGGTAAGCTGGAAGCCAAGAAGCAGAAGCGTCGCCCGAAAGATGGGGAAGTGGTAACCGCCTGCGCGCAGTCGTGCCCTACCCAGGCCATCGTATTCGGCGACATGCGGGATCCGGAGTCGCAGATTTCGAAGATCATCAAGCGGGAAGATGGCGAGCGTGGCTTCCACGTGCTGGATGCCATCAACGTGCAACCTAACATCACGTATCTGACCAAGATCCGTAACACGGAAACTGAAGTTCGCAACGCTTAA